Part of the Cyclopterus lumpus isolate fCycLum1 chromosome 16, fCycLum1.pri, whole genome shotgun sequence genome, gttatgtaaGCCTGAGCTACTGGGTCCTGCACTATACTATTCAAGTCCACCAATACATATTCAAGAAGGTTTGAAGTAGTTCTCCGGagtgtttgtttaaatgtcCGTCTGTTTTGTTGTTCTAGAGCTCATATCTTGTTTACAACGAGGATCTCATTCGAGCTCGCAGCTTTTGAGGTGAGTGGTTGACCTCTACACTTCCCATAATAGATTCTCTCTTCTGTGTTTCTCAAAGTGTATTTCCGCTGTTTCTCAGTGTGTACTGCCCCGCTGGTTGCAAGAATGTCACGGGGGATGTTTGGGGAAACTCTGAACAGGGTTACAGAGATGTAAGTAAACCgcattttaaattttttttaaatgtaaacttCGTTTGTAATTGTTTGTACACCTTCTGGCGTCTTTGGATAATAATGCAGCGCATATGGTGTACAGTGCGGAGCTACGGCACCAAGCACGTAAATAAGCCACGCTTTTGACTTGATGTCTGAAAGCCTTCTTCCGTGTGTCTCCTCTGTTACAGACCTCAGTCCTGTGCAAGTCTGCAGTCCACGCTGGAGCCGCAGCCGATCGTCTGGGAGGTCGCGTCACTGTGAACCGTTGGAGAAGTCTCACACTTTATGAATCCACCTTTGCCAATGGAATCCTTTCTaaaatgtgtgtctgctgttcTTGTACTGTTGAATTGACAGATCACATTAACGTGATTGTGGCTGTCGTTGAGCAATTGAATGAATTCATATTTTGATTTCATGTCAACGCACTGACCTTTTTTTAACGGTCCTCTTTTGACAGGGGATCATTATCTGAAAAGAAGCTGCTCTTCAGACAAGGTACGAGTGTTAACAATTCAAAGGCCACACCCactgtttttacatgttttaaccCATTTACTACAAGCAGAACATTATTTACATTCCTGTTGTTCATTTCTCATGGTTGTATTTTAGAATTTTATAAAAGGGATTTTTGCCACCTTCCTGACGTCTATAAGCTTCTACTTATTTCACTATGATGtagaaaatgatttttttgtttaatgcaATTCATTGCAAGCTCTGCAGTAAAGTGTACATGGTCTGTAGTCAAGTGGCTCATgtaactgtctataacaacaGTATGTTTGGCCCCCAAACAGACTGCAACAACATCCTGAGGGTTTCTGGTTTGAATGCCTCATCTTTGTGGGATAAAGACAGCCCGTTCTGGTCCTCCGGAAACATGGATTCTAGCCACGAGTTCTTGCCCTGGGCTTCAGACGTTAATGATCTGAACCCGTGGGTGGAGCTGGGGCTGAGTGATAGAAGCACTATCACAGgtaaaaatgttgaaaaaagaaTATGTGTCTGCAaaatatttctatttaaaaacatttaatacactTTAATGTCGCTGTGCAAAGGATAAGTCttctgtattgtttttttactgccaACAAATTTCATGAAAAGACCTAAtccaaccgtgtgtgtgtgtgtgtgtgtgtgtgcgcgtgtgtgtcctCTATTAAAACATCAGTGAGTTGCACTAATTAAGATAAACATGGCGACACTAATTCATTATTAGTGAATCCCACATACACCTTCTTGCTGCGTCTTGCCAACAATACCCGTTAGCACACCAAATGTGTGTTAATCCCCTGAAAATATTCCCCAACCAATGCAGTATTTATTGCTGTTTGACTGACGTTTGCTGGAAATAGTTGACCTGGTTTTAAAGATTCAGTTCTTCAGTAGGAACTTCTGGTGTCAAAAAGTAATGAGAGATGATTCAACACATTTGGTATTTTTGTCCAATTTATTGACAATTAGAAAACTGTATCATCAGACTTATCCTTTTTATGTTTATCTTGGGTGAAATAGTTCAAAGtgtatcagtttttttttttgttatgtccGCAGTGTCTTACTTACTATTTACTTGTTGCAGGAATAATAACAACGGGATCAAACGACCACTACATAGAAtccttcagtcttttttttagCAAAGACAGAAAAACTTGGAAGCTTTACAAAGGCGCTctcagcaaagaaaaaaaggtaagcCTTGTGCCATATTCACTGAGGTTCACCTGAGCACCAGAGCTCACATGGCCACTGAGTCTATGCTGCTGTTCTCTGTGAATAAGTAACCTGGTTGCTATGGTTCCCAGGTGTTCCATGCCTATACTGACGGACACCTCAGAGTCCTCAACAGCTTTTTCCCCCCTGTGGCGGCTCGGTTTGTACGCCTACAGCCACTGAGCTGGCATGGCCGGGCTTCAGCTCAGGTGCAAGTCCTGGGCTGCCCTGTTGCCAAGGTCACGCCAAGGTCACGCTCAGCCGCTGGTGGGTATTGCCACTACTTCTCCGGGATGGACTTAAAATGTTGACACGGTCTGTCTAGCAGTGAGTTTGTGGCTTTACTCCTGACGTTACGATGTTCTGTCCTGCTTGTCCAACAGAATCTCCAACCATCAAAGTCAACATGGGGACCCCACGGCCCAGCCCCACCCCGACTCCCACAGACAGCCCAGTGTTAGTGGAGACGAGACTGAGTGTGTACTTGTATCACTCTAATTTCACAGTCTATTTCAGGGCGAATTCATGTCAGATCAGTcaaaaataatgtgtatatattcttCTTTTGCGCTCAACGTTGCTTCCACTTGGACAACCGTTTACTGACTCAGAAACTTGTGTTCCTGTAGGCTTCAGTCAGCCAGTGATGGTGGCAGTGGGAGTGGTCCTGGGGCTGATGATGTGTGGTAGCTGTTTGTTGGCGGGAGTCTGGTGGAAGAGAAGGTACTGtattttaaaactatttcacttttatttattttgcacacACTCTAACTGAAATAGATTCATAAGTCATGGAatttatcaaatgtttttttttttttaatgcagcattaCTTTAGGTGAGATACTGAGGTTGATGATGATTTTCAGTATTGATTCATctgcttaatgtttttttcaattcattATAACTATAAAAGTAGTTTGGCTTGAAAAATAACTGAAACGCTTAAACAATTATTGAAATAAATTGTCAATTTATCTGTCGTCTGATCAACTGACTAACCGCTTCAGCGTTAATGGGGGTGATGCTCCAGGAGTCCCAGCACACTGTATTGAACTGAAATTATAAATTAGTATTGAGTACGTGCGCGACTTTgattctttgtgttcatctccTTTTCCACGTAGGAAAAAAGAGTCGCAAATGAAGTACTCTTTACCCACAAGTAAGTCAAGTGCTCTTTGATCATTTTCCAGTATTTTTCAATCGTTTGGTAAAATGCCTGACGATGTGTTTTGGTGTGTCAAGTAGGTTGTCAGAGTTTCCAGGCAAAGAGTCTCTCGTGCCCACAATCGGAGCTCATCTCTTACCCTCTGGAGCGCAATGTCCACGATGCTCTACCTAGTCCTCCTCTGAATGGTGAGAACTCATAGGAACGTGTTTTTACTGCTGCGCCGCCTCCGCATTACaactgttgtgtctttttttttttttttttgccggtcTTTGTCCGCTCCGAGTTGACCCAAGTGATCTCAAGTGGTGCGCTCGGCCttccctcctccgtccttccTGCTCTGACCGTCTCTGGCTTCAGTGGTCAGTTCGAGGAGCTCACGCCTGGCctgacaggcacacacaggctctCTCCACGGGCTGTCCATTCTTTCCCCCGGCTCAGCCCATCACCCAGACACAGTATAAGCATTCCTTTCTTTGGTCCATGGAGCCTCTCTGAAAGAGACCCTTTAATTGGAGCTTGATAAAGGGCGCTCAGCTTACACCCCtccccaccatcaccaccagtccccctctctgactcccccatcccctcccccAG contains:
- the si:dkey-34d22.1 gene encoding discoidin, CUB and LCCL domain-containing protein 1 isoform X2 is translated as MLSKSENIRDAVKSLFAVFWITFSVCSGGVDGQEGNGCGHSSLGTESGTLASQNYPGTYPSNSWCKWRLRVPEGRTLRLLFGDFDIESSPDCRNGSLVIADKSGEPTLGPVCGKLDASQKNVTLRSNEVTVTFKSGPHRSGRGFLLSYATDQYPELISCLQRGSHSSSQLLSVYCPAGCKNVTGDVWGNSEQGYRDTSVLCKSAVHAGAAADRLGGRVTVNRWRSLTLYESTFANGILSKMGSLSEKKLLFRQDCNNILRVSGLNASSLWDKDSPFWSSGNMDSSHEFLPWASDVNDLNPWVELGLSDRSTITGIITTGSNDHYIESFSLFFSKDRKTWKLYKGALSKEKKVFHAYTDGHLRVLNSFFPPVAARFVRLQPLSWHGRASAQVQVLGCPVAKVTPRSRSAAESPTIKVNMGTPRPSPTPTPTDSPVLVETRLSFSQPVMVAVGVVLGLMMCGSCLLAGVWWKRRKKESQMKYSLPTSCQSFQAKSLSCPQSELISYPLERNVHDALPSPPLNDYAAPDLAAIGQKVGSTFRPSSDEGYTTPFAFNHYDTPGNLPEYAEPLPPEPEYATPFSEQPPESTLQTLTGLVHGKTHGPPVPAATAGARTSSHAQYDCPSHRMLSNGYCTPALHANGPRPISVVYAEPKSCDSLLQKHTYEEPL
- the si:dkey-34d22.1 gene encoding discoidin, CUB and LCCL domain-containing protein 1 isoform X1 gives rise to the protein MLSKSENIRDAVKSLFAVFWITFSVCSGGVDGQEGNGCGHSSLGTESGTLASQNYPGTYPSNSWCKWRLRVPEGRTLRLLFGDFDIESSPDCRNGSLVIADKSGEPTLGPVCGKLDASQKNVTLRSNEVTVTFKSGPHRSGRGFLLSYATDQYPELISCLQRGSHSSSQLLSVYCPAGCKNVTGDVWGNSEQGYRDTSVLCKSAVHAGAAADRLGGRVTVNRWRSLTLYESTFANGILSKMGSLSEKKLLFRQDCNNILRVSGLNASSLWDKDSPFWSSGNMDSSHEFLPWASDVNDLNPWVELGLSDRSTITGIITTGSNDHYIESFSLFFSKDRKTWKLYKGALSKEKKVFHAYTDGHLRVLNSFFPPVAARFVRLQPLSWHGRASAQVQVLGCPVAKVTPRSRSAAESPTIKVNMGTPRPSPTPTPTDSPVLVETRLSFSQPVMVAVGVVLGLMMCGSCLLAGVWWKRRKKESQMKYSLPTIGCQSFQAKSLSCPQSELISYPLERNVHDALPSPPLNDYAAPDLAAIGQKVGSTFRPSSDEGYTTPFAFNHYDTPGNLPEYAEPLPPEPEYATPFSEQPPESTLQTLTGLVHGKTHGPPVPAATAGARTSSHAQYDCPSHRMLSNGYCTPALHANGPRPISVVYAEPKSCDSLLQKHTYEEPL